Genomic DNA from Porites lutea chromosome 4, jaPorLute2.1, whole genome shotgun sequence:
AGAAGCATTGTGACTTTGTAATGTTGGagcagaaataaaaaaggaaaaaaataataaggacTCTCGTTATACGGAAAAAGTTTCTTTGTAACGAAAATAATCTGTGGAATTGTAATTCTGTTGGGTAAACAGATTGGCTTCCTGTTGTTTCTCCTTTTGTAAAATTGTGTTATTCTACGCCGGACTCTCAACCGTGGTAAATTTTATTACGATGTATAGTACCAACAGAAGCAATTGAAACCTATTTTTCCCTAATTATGTTtatgttaataaaaaaatattacttgGAATTCTGCGTTGAAGCTCTTTGCAGACAATTGATTTAACATCGTTAATTTTTAAAAGGATTCACAATATTGAGGTCACTATTAACACTAGAATGCTTATAAGCTTGAGTCACTGGTGTAATGatgttaacttttatttcacAGAATTTCGCCGATGTTTTATTTATGGCACGCAAACTAGATCATCTTGACTTCATAAAGATTTTCACCTGTAATTTCATAATGAAATTGTCGAAATAATTAGCGCATTTGTCCTCCTTAAAATCTAAGTAAAGCTATAACTCCAATATTTTTATTATGGAAATCGATCGCAACAATTTTCACAAATCTCAACTACCAAACCTAATCAACGTCAATGATTTGTCTAGTGATTAATCTGAAACAACAGTCTGAAACTGTCTCCTTATACGTCCTAATACACATCTTTTTATTCAGTGTTTATAACTGTCTTCTTCCCAAGGTCAGATAGTCAGTTGAATGCTCGGAGCATAAAATCTTAGCTTTTTCAGTTAAATAGAAGTTTGGGTCATGTTCGCACTATCGGATAGATTTTGCGCCGGACGAAGACCATTCCAGATAgggtttctgttcacacatGCTAATAACAGTGTGATTCGGCGACATTTCTGTAATGGAGCGAAGCCACACCGATCTCTAAAGTTGGGAGTCATATATGGGATAGGTTTTCATACTTTTCTTGTCGGCAAgaaaagctattcggtatagGAAGGTTTTGAGCTTGTGAGTTACGATTGATCGGCATGTAGCAAACTGATGAAATCAAACGAAGTAAAAACCAAACTCATGTCCGGGAGCCTCAACACTGTGTCGAGGACAGTGTTAAAATATCAAATGGAACGCTAAGTCTTGACGTATAttccaaaatatttttcaatatcTGGTAAAACTAACAACGAGAATTTCAAATAAACCGCATGCAGACTGAGACTAGATCGAGctagattttgaaaattttcgcacCATCACCGTTAATTAATACaggtaaaaataattttgaagggATGTGTAAAATTTCTCAGCCCCGCCTGACCACATATCACAGTGAAAACTACAATTTTCCCCTTTCAAAAAGGAAAcgattaataaataaaatagagagtTCGAGAGAAAGGAACcactcaaaacagtaaaagcaATGCTTAAATTCGCCACCACtaataaaaaaacattgataGGATATTGCATGCAAACGGAAAGAAAGTACGATAGGTATGGTCTCCACAGCTGTTTCGCACCGTCAGGAAACCGTTGACGAGTGTTTAACTTTCCTTCATAACCCTGACGCCCGAGTTATAAATCATTTGTCAGatttgatttccactgtcgcgtaatatTTCCGTGTTTACGTGCGTAGATGAAAGCAGAGGCAATTTATGAAAGGCTACGCGAAAACGCAAAAGTTGTGCAAGGTTCAAATTTTAGGTATAGCGTAACCATCCATacattgtctttattttatttacgcgcgtaaaatttacaaGCGTTCGCATATGAAAATCAAAGGTAGTGGAAATCCATCTTTACAGTCAGAACCTATCTAACAGTTCTTCAAATCAAGAATATATTTGCGGggaatataaaaatataagggGCACCAAAAAGGTTGTTTAAACTGACAGTATAGGTTTGCTTGATTGTGTCTACAAAATCCTCAAGTCATCGATCGATCGACCAACAGAAGAAAAAGGTCTCCAAGCCGTGTGTTAAAAAACGGACGCAATGTCTCAAAAGCGCTGCTCGCGGGATGTAAGCAGCGCTGAAGATATCTTAGATGAGTACAATTGAATATTCTTCAAAGGGTGACAGTTGTAATGTTCATTACCTTAGATCTTCACCTGTATTCGTGACACTTCATCGATAATATGAagataaaagaaaggaaagaagaatagaaggaagtaaaatatttatgcGTAGATGTCGTCAGGAAAGGCAAAGCTTTTCACGAACATCTTTTTAACGGATTTAGCGACCGTAACACAAGTATTTGTATCGGTCCACAAGAGAAATATCAGGACACTGCGCCCATTTAAGTACACATGCACCACTTTTGACTAGCTTTTGTGTTGCCAAGACGAGATCGAATTCAGGTTTACATTCTTATAATTTATTTAGCTCCCACAATTTTCACCCTAGAAATTTAGTCTGATTTTCAAGATATAACCTGTAAATTCAAATATATCCCTtgaattttcaaaataattcttaaatCAAGGTTTTTGATCCAAATTGGTTTAACTGTTGCGTCAGTTTGCGACTGAGACGAGATGGAGTTCgacatagcctgcgagcaatctctcctttttgggcaagcgaagtgaGCTTTcaccgctcgctcgcgcgttctcgccaGACTCACTTCACtcacccaaataggagagcttgctcgcaggctaacttCGACAACGCCTAGAAAACGAGCGGTGAAGCCAAACCAGTAGCCTGcatgcgtagctggcgggaatAGCGTGGGAGTGCTGTAttgttttggcggcggagccgcaaGAAGGGTGGGAACCCGAGTACCACTGGCACAAGATTCCCGCCAACTGCGCAGGCTACCAAACCAGCAACGGGGGGGGGAAATGAGTTGTGAAGTAGGACAATTTCCCGGTGAGGGTAAAATGTACAATGAATTTGTGGACTTGCGGAATGGCATGATATCAGTTATGCCGAATATAATATGTCTAATATTCTCTGAATGACCCAAGGAGATGTATAAGTAGTGAAGCGTGCAGTCTTTTTTGATTGCCTGATTCTGGACCTTGCAAGACTTACAAATACTTAGCATCCATACTAGACAGAATGCATTCACAGCGcaaagttttttaaattaaaaaaagaacgaaataaATTGCCTTtgttaaaatcaaattttatttttctttgacacCAGAACTTTGTAATATGGCAGGTGCAATAAAGTTTATATATACATTTTTGCTTTCTAGTTATCTTCAGTTTGCTGTAAAGCAGCAGGTTGTCATGACGTTTCATATAGATTTGGAAAAAGGGGAGAAGTACTGACGTACGCTGACGCCATCAAGACCAAAATTATGCGGTTTTTTCACGGCTTTCAACAAATCTTTTTTGTTTGCCACAGGCTGATTGCTTTTCCAAGTTACCAACCAATCTCATAGGCATAATCGACTGGTCGCTAAAAGTGTAGTAATTGGGGCTCGTAAAGCGGGTTAATTCGGCCATGCAGGGAAGATCGTGGGCGAACAAATAAACAATGCAAAAACAATGGTTTCTTTGAATACTTTAATgtaaaatattaataacaatatttacaACTTACACAGAAACctgtaaatagatgaaaaaaatcacacatcttcaaataatttaaaaactgtACCTTCCGAGATCGATTTTTATTTCTGATATTTCTTAACCACGGTAAGAAAATAGCCgctcaagaaaaataaaagaaaaacataagaACTTTTTTGAGAGGAcaagacaagaagaaaaaagactAGCTTCTTATatcaaattttcaatttttggaatttttataaaaaccatttttatcCTATGGCTTTTCGAAGTAAAAAGATTGAGTTTCGCTTTTCAAAGTTATACTTTTAAAAGGCCAAAATTCTAGTCCACTTTACGCAAGAAAACTGGACTTTTTTTCATTCgtacaaaatattttcttttaaaccagagTTCTTGAAAGCTTCTGAATTTTGAACAGCTTGTGACTGGAAAATATATTACTTCTCAGCGTTTCACTGTTTCATCAATACACTCTTGCCGAAACCAACCCctacaatataaaaaataaaaatatatgaattcaAATAAAGTCTGATTTCACCTTTTAGTAACGGTAATTTACCTTACCAAGTTTTTCTTGGCAAACtagatgaaaaataaagcaaattttACTTGAAGAGTCACTTTGTTTAAACGGTTGACGTATCTATTTGGTTTTTGAACaagtcaaaaaacaacaacaaacaaacaaaaaaacgaaaagcTAGCGTCTTGCTGACCATGTAGTATGGAAATTAATGGTTCCTGGCTACTGACGTTACAACGGTTGCCTTGCAGAAATCTTAAATGTAGCTAGGGGGATTATACTTAATAAATTAACGTAGAAACCAGATATTATTCTCAGAATATTCAAATATATCGGTGAATATATTATACCTCAATAAAATATGGCGTGTCCGTGACTCAGCATTCACGATTCACCCATTTTAGATTTGGCAAATTCGATTCTTATTCCACCAGCCTTCTCTCCTGGTGGCATAATTGTGCTAAGAAAAAGGGAATAGATGGAAAGTCATTAGAATTTATGAAATACTTCGGCTCTGTTTACACTCTACGGACAGCCTGTCTTGCCGACACGAAATCTATCTAGTATAGTATGAAAGCTTATCCGattgtgactctccactttagagaccGACGCGCAGCAGCTTCGCCCCGTTGCAGAAATCGCGCCCAAATCAGCGTTCTCATGTGTGAACAGAGGCCCTATCCGATTATCCCGTATGTCGGCAACAAAAGCTGTCCTGTATAGCGTGAAAAAAGTATGAGAGTTGGACTGACCAGCGTTGTTCGTaaactacgagtagtcccccatttttcctcagggatagtagagcgagcaaaaggcgagcgcgcgtgaaaatcaacccacgcgagaaaaggcgacacgcggcggggagagttCTCTCTCCGCGCCAcctgtcgccttttctcgcgtggggtgattttcacgcgcgctcgcgtttcgctcgctctactatccctgaggaaaaatgggggactactcgtagtctacattGTTCGAAAACAAACTCTGTATTCTAAATTTGCATACTAAAGTGAAACTAAAGAGAGCCTGATGTAAAATCTTATTTGACAAAGTGTAAAATAACAATAAGACTATTTCAAGAGAGATGTCTAACTGGCAAGATCTCATCGAGCACTACGGCGTGAAGAAACAGCTGACATTTGTAGACGCCACCgctggttttcccgcgaaatgacgtctgagaaatgagcgcagaaattccataccgatgacgcgtcactacccagatcggGGAAGTGCTTTTGAttcgttgaaaatttgcttcagccgGTCAAAAACACTGCCCAGTACTTGGCCGGGGGaagcatcatcagtatggaatttctgagcTCCTTCCTCTAACGTCATTTCGCCAGGTAATCAGTGGTAGCGACttaaaatgtcggctgttttctctaGCTGATTGAAACACAATGGCTGAACATGGCGTTCACAGAAAAGAACTTACATTCTGTAGAGGAGAAAAACATTACATGCACATGTAAAGCACATCGGAGCTACTTACCCAGTAAGAATATGTTTCGCGAAGACTGCCGATTGAATATCCTTCAACAGAGACATTGTTTCCCTTAGTATTTTGTCAACAAACCCAAGAAGTTGAATGCACTTTACATTTTAATGAGCAACAGAACTCCGGCGTTTTATAAccgtgaaaagacaaaagggaCCCAAGGGTAACAAGACTGTGCGAAAAACCGATATGAACAAAACCCCTTCGTTGACTCACGGGTACCCAATGGATCTGCTgttcaaaatatctgttcctcaggcaaatttttgctggcCAGGAGATATGGGAAAATTAAtatgtccttggaaggaaattGTTGCTGGGAAATAGACAATTCAGGGTGTCTGAGGGGATTTGAAGGTAGTATGTGCTATTTGCCAGAAACCTCTTCCCCCCCCTCCCTCACCGAAGGGCTTAATGTTGCTCTATGACCACACCCAAACTAGGCAGTAATGTCTGGACATACGTCTGCTaggaaacttcccagtaagtcaggttgcaggttgtaggtgcaccttgctgactaggaactcttccatcagacTTGCTGGAAGTGGGCCGTGGGGAACATTTAAATTTTTCCCagaaatctcccaaaatgcttaaaatggcttcagaaacCTTTACTCGTGCttaattgttgtttttaggtgGGTGCCACCGTTGATTATTGATTTCCACCACCAAAAACTCAAAGGCTTTCGCGTTGATTGTGTGAGCCTAAGCATCAGAAGATCTCTATCAATTTCAAATAGTTGCTACACTGTACAATGCACACACGAGTGTTTAGTTAAGTTGAGATACCGGTTGAGACCGGTGCAGTAGGAAGAAAGCAAGTAAAGAATGTACCTGATATTCAACAAAACAGACAGGGCTTCCAGATCCTTTATCGTGAATTTTTAGGCGTCGAAATCCATGTGTTCTGAAAAGgtagttaaaaaataaataagtgcaTGGCAACAAATTTCGAATGGCTCAACGGAGTTCATGAACATACTGTGTATCCTGCCTTCTCTGTTAAAAAACCTTAGTATAAACCAAGATGGCTCTGAAAGAACTTTTTTACAGTAACTGAATGATTCTGGCGCGCTGATTGGTGGAGTACAGAAAATGGAAATGAACTGATGGTGCCGTGTTTTCTCAGGCTTTCTCGCGTGTGCGATTTTCCGAGGAAATTCAATGTTATTGAACTTCAGAAACTGTCAATGCTATTGTAAAAAATTGATGAATTgatttccatggtctgtactcttatcgaccatagaacggacgtcaaaatgttccaAACGTTTCAGGAAATAAAACCACTCGATTGCGGCTCgtggttttgaacattttgacctGCAGTGGGGCATTTGGCCGTATTGAAATGCTGACAAAATTTCGCAAGCGGTGGGCCATTCTGGAAATGACCAATACATAAAGAATTTTCTTGAAGTCATATgtcaaaaaaatcaaattatgGGCATGTCTCCTCCCTAAACTTTACAGTCGTGGTAAACCTCATATAATCTTTTCCCTGTGATTTACCTTGCAAATATTTCTCGGAGTTGTTGTTCAGTGCATCCTTTTTCTAAGTTGGCCACGAAGAGTGTAGTACAAGGAAGATATCCTGTCATATCTCCAAGAGGGGCTGTTGGGGATGGTAATGGAATTATAGGATGATGCTGGGGAAAACCCTATGGAAAAATCAAGAAcgaacaaagtgaaaaaaaaagaagacaggATAGACTCATATTGGGCCGCCACGTTGGAAGCCGTCGTCCCTAAGTTGAGCCCACACAGAGATGGCCGCGAGATCTCTCTCACAGACTTAGTTTTCCCTATCATAATGTACCTAGGATTAGTGCTGTCTCCCAGACCGTGAGAGTTTGAAGGTCTGCCTATGTGATGTTGGTAACTTACCTGCAGCTGTTGAATGATGGTCGGATGGTGATTAAAAGGATTATGCGCCGTCGCCGCTGCTACCATGATGTCATTAAATATTGGGCTGTTAATCAAAAGACAAAGAGAGTCAGTTAGAACGAAATACCAAACACATAGCTAGACCTAAAAGTATACTTTGGCTCCGGCGAGTCTCCCAGTACCAGTTGCATCAATCCCCTCATTGGGCGTAAATGCAAAGAAAATCCTTCAATAAGAACGACCcagaccaggttttatgagcccgcgagactgagcacCCCACCCCAACCCCGACCTGGTTGAGCTCGTTGTTATTTATAGGTCTTTCAAATGCTAACGTCTGACGTTAATCCTGGTCAGACTCTTTGTTTCAGTCACGTCACAAGTTACCTTTTAAGCAACTGGatcctgtagctcagtggtagagcagaATCTGGACTAGTAAACAGAGGGTCACGGGCCCGACCCCCGCGTTGGAAAACTCGTTTTTTTTACGAGCTTCTCTTTGTCATGGACTAAAGAAACATTATTTCGCAGTTATTGATATTcttaactttttaaactttaactGTATTACTCCAATGCTAACTTGTGGTAGTACGTACTTCATGGAGACGAGGCAAGTTGCTCCAATGATGTTCTCAGTAATGTTGGTTACCCAAATTTCGGTTCCGATTTTGGAAGAGGCATTTaaaggagggtctcaatgggtaGCTTGGACGGTTAACggttatttttttccaattttgacgcTTGACGGTTATTATTGGTGAAAGTTTAAtccaagagaaaaaaaggaaatattaacAGCTTCTGTATAAATAAATATGGACAGTTGCGTTTTGGAGGTTTCCTTGGCCTTTCACATTaaattttcgaaatattttaagATATAAGAAAGTTGTAAGGTATTGAAATGTTCAAAGAGAGTGCTTTTGAAAACTTGGCGCGCGGTTTTTCCAGTTCAGAGATTCTTCAGGACCCAAAAGTACGAGAAGATCAGTTGAAACAGTAAGATTTGCAATACCTTGAAACGCTTTGACGGTTAATATTACTCTGCATTTTTGACCTTTGACAGTTAAATTTTAAGCCTTTTTAAGGctgacggttaaccccattgagactcTCGTAGAATACTTAAATAAGGTTTCAAGaaacatgtaatttttttttcagttgtacGGTTTATGTAAATTATCACTATTTTAGCTTCACTTACGCAGGGTACGCCAAGCTTGGTTCTGGAGGTGTTGGAAAAAATCCAGCTGCTGCAAAATCGGCTGGTACTAAAACACACGAAAGAATCACAGGAATAATGTATTGGTaaatgaacgaacgaacgaacgaacgaatgaatgaatgaatgaaaggactttatttcatttcatgaaatataatgaatgaatgaaagaattcTGAATGGACTTACTGAACTGAGGCTCCCTGGGAAAGAAGTGTGGGGCCAACACGGCTTGTTTGTTCACCGGTTTGGATACTTTGGTATTCGAACGAGCGAACTCCAATCGCAATGTAAGAGAGGCATCTGGATCGAATCTTACACCCTGGAAAATGCATACATGTGTCATATaaggaaaaagcaaaaactaCAGTAATAAAACCTTTATGCTAGCCagtgagaaaacagccgatatttcgCGACCACAGCACTGCACTGGTTTATCCGCGAAACATgtaacgtctgagaaacgactgcagaaattccacactggtGACGTgtcgctacccagatctgggtagtgcttctgatttgtCGTGTC
This window encodes:
- the LOC140933659 gene encoding protein couch potato-like isoform X1; protein product: MDSKSTSDDEVRTLFVSGLPIDVKPREIYLLFRGFKGYEGSLLKLTDKQPSKLHNRAQRKRIVPYTARTAPVLNSATNETVLPFVSLPQGKTQSPVAFVTFENREQAEEAKASLQGVRFDPDASLTLRLEFARSNTKVSKPVNKQAVLAPHFFPREPQFIPADFAAAGFFPTPPEPSLAYPAPIFNDIMVAAATAHNPFNHHPTIIQQLQGFPQHHPIIPLPSPTAPLGDMTGYLPCTTLFVANLEKGCTEQQLREIFARTHGFRRLKIHDKGSGSPVCFVEYQDIQSAVFAKHILTGTIMPPGEKAGGIRIEFAKSKMGES
- the LOC140933659 gene encoding protein couch potato-like isoform X2, coding for MDSKSTSDDEVRTLFVSGLPIDVKPREIYLLFRGFKGYEGSLLKLTDKQGKTQSPVAFVTFENREQAEEAKASLQGVRFDPDASLTLRLEFARSNTKVSKPVNKQAVLAPHFFPREPQFIPADFAAAGFFPTPPEPSLAYPAPIFNDIMVAAATAHNPFNHHPTIIQQLQGFPQHHPIIPLPSPTAPLGDMTGYLPCTTLFVANLEKGCTEQQLREIFARTHGFRRLKIHDKGSGSPVCFVEYQDIQSAVFAKHILTGTIMPPGEKAGGIRIEFAKSKMGES